The following proteins are encoded in a genomic region of Necator americanus strain Aroian chromosome II, whole genome shotgun sequence:
- a CDS encoding hypothetical protein (NECATOR_CHRII.G4399.T2), producing the protein MGDRIRTPASLSFDSVRLNDLSDDYGFGDDPDTTVIGYDDVEEAQEAGSGPMPDENSHTLSVSADGEVSDTDSQRTVDRISMGSNDSKEASTSKLGVLFDKAKLKGKKLLTKKDKDRPKSSGVAETAAQCIIINPPSSMLVCENDKKIQAEAPKDSSQDSSVVYSLTRRYRNMPFFKYRLMLLGALLSLTIVFPGFITGLLWGLYLSFIGFLYLFVSEPRPTIQRRPSLTDLLEPETVDNRLEQACEVSNGEGNALGVGEGVIYRGWMNELKGRYSPATYHVNNAQSVLVRLEGSILRISRPAKAVLKHAFHEDPTLTQPQPTMVSQTIYSLDGARVSLRPKRLAKRRWWSRKYPIHIKFARKPGDVDLSKPLSRSVSMHPVESAPDCLPLLAEAASSVDEGYTAETDTSESDTEQEGSRLGRANSLSDMPDFISVTEGAPRPYKGRSIYLFVRAAREKERWFHLLREACAQSHDVVRPLAKRSTSEVGVKSNGDISSTPSRQSTPVFEDAIYRRIHRQFTEQISLIHGCGFSPPERGSTVSLDLGTVKWKPGNPEENSDLVESINSLGTRIFFDFCRDEFWANQVKQKIQSKLATIHLPYFIEKLELSSLSLGTTAPRIVGVYTSKLNEWGIWVDLEMKYGGGIRLVLQTSVNLLKLQSGASRVETERKLSRITDAMTMNVSHYSDEELPESPESSPDEDFGAKNNLEGTTTRERTGKKIISMVERAAQSSFFQKAAKLPKVAKLIEDVSSTPLILNVEVETLEGPITVNIPPPPSDRLWYAFRRPPLASIRAVPQVGDRSVDMSTVSDWIESKLRLLIEKNLVCPNMDDIVLPVMSGNDLLRKDNLAPIEFTYSGDSSLSPC; encoded by the exons AGCTTGAGCTTCGACTCGGTAAGGCTGAACGATCTCTCCGATGATTACGGATTTGGTGATGATCCCGATACTACGGTGATTGGTTACGATGATGTTGAAGAAGCTCAAGAAGCTGGATCTGGTCCT ATGCCGGATGAGAATTCACATACACTATCGGTAAGCGCAGATGGCGAAGTCAGTGACACAGACAGTCAACGAACCGTGGACCGAATCTCGATGGGATCGAATGATTCAAAG GAAGCATCAACCAGTAAACTTGGCGTTCTCTTCGATAAAGCTAAATTAAAAGGTAAAAAATTGTTGACGAAAAAGGACAAGGATCGGCCAAAATCGTCAG GAGTTGCAGAAACAGCTGCACAATGTATTATCATCAATCCACCCTCTAGTATGCTTGTTTGTGAAAATGACAAGAAGATCCAAGCAGAGGCCCCGAAG GATTCTTCACAAGATTCATCCGTGGTTTATTCGTTGACTCGGCGTTATCGCAATATGCCGTTTTTTAAATATCGGTTAATGCTTTTGGGCGCATTGCTTTCGCTTACGATTGTTTTTCCAG GTTTCATAACTGGTTTGCTTTGGGGACTATATCTATCATTTATTGGATTTCTCTACTTGTTTGTATCTGAACCTCGTCCTACG ATCCAACGTCGTCCATCTCTTACGGATCTGCTAGAACCAGAAACGGTTGATAATCGGCTGGAGCAAGCCTGTGAAGTTAGTAATGGCGAGGGAAACGCATTAGGTGTTGGAGAAGGTGTAATTTATCGG GGTTGGATGAATGAACTCAAAGGTAGATATTCACCTGCAACATACCATGTCAACAATGCCCAGTCTGTGCTCGTTCGACTAGAG GGTTCCATATTACGAATATCACGACCAGCAAAAGCTGTTTTGAAGCATGCATTTCATGAAGATCCTACGCTCACTCAACCTCAGCCTACCATGGTTTCTCAGACCATCTATAGCCTCGATGGGGCCCGA GTATCTCTCCGCCCAAAACGTTTGGCGAAACGGCGCTGGTGGAGTCGGAAGTACCCCATCCACATCAAATTCGCTCGGAAGCCAGGAGATGTTGATTTATCGAAGCCATTGTCAAG ATCTGTCTCCATGCATCCGGTGGAATCAGCTCCTGATTGCTTACCGTTGTTGGCCGAAGCTGCTTCATCCGTGGATGAGGGTTACACAGCTGAGACAGACACAAGTGAAAGCGACACCGAACAGGAGGGTTCACGTCTGGGACGTGCGAACTCCTTAAGCGATATGCCAGACTTCATCAGCGTGACTGAAGGTGCTCCACGACCATACAAAGGGCGATCGATTTACTTGTTTGTTAGAGCTGCTCGCGAGAAAGAACGATGGTTCCATTT ACTCCGAGAAGCTTGTGCACAATCTCATGATGTCGTGAGGCCGTTGGCGAAGAGAAGCACAAGTGAAGTAGGCGTCAAATCTAAT GGCGATATTTCTTCTACACCTTCAAGGCAATCCACACCAGTATTTGAGGATGCCATCTATAGAAGGATACATAGGCAGTTTACAGA GCAAATATCATTGATTCATGGTTGTGGCTTCTCACCACCTGAACGTGGATCCACTGTTTCCTTAGATCTAGGCACAGTAAAATGGAAACCGGGTAACCCCGAGGAGAACTCGGATCTTGTCGAATCGATAAATTCCCTTGGGACTAG gatattttttgatttttgtcgtGATGAATTTTGGGCAAACcaagtaaaacaaaagatCCAAAGCAAGCTGGCAACAATCCAC CTGCCGTATTTCATCGAGAAACTCGAGTTGTCATCACTTAGCCTTGGAACGACTGCACCACGCATTGTGGGCGTTTACACCTCGAAACTGAATGAATGGGGAATTTGGGTCGATTTGGAG atgaagtacggtggtggGATTCGGTTGGTGCTTCAAACAAGTGTGAATCTTTTGAAACTTCAAAGTGGTGCATCAAGG GTGGAAACAGAACGGAAATTATCTCGCATCACTGATGCAATGACAATGAATGTGTCCCATTATTCAGACGAAGAATTGCCGGAAAGCCCAGAAAGTAGTCCTGATGAAGATTTCGGAgctaaaaataatttggaagG TACAACCACTAGGGAGAGAACAGGCAAGAAAATAATCTCCATGGTTGAACGTGCAGCACAGAGCAGCTTCTTCCAGAAAGCCGCTAAATTGCCAAAGGTCGCCAAG TTAATAGAGGATGTCTCATCTACACCTTTGATCCTAAATGTTGAAGTAGAAACGCTCGAAGGACCAATCACAGTTAATATTCCACCGCCTCCATCTGACAGATTATG GTATGCTTTCCGCCGACCGCCGTTAGCTTCAATTCGAGCCGTTCCACAAGTCGGTGACAGATCAGTTGATATGTCAACCGTATCCGACTGGATTGAGTCAAAACTTCGCCTTCTCATAGAAAAGAACCTGGTATGCCCGAATATGGACGACATAGTTCTTCCTGTCATGTCTGGAAATGATCTTCTGCGTAAGG ATAATCTGGCTCCCATTGAATTCACTTATTCAG GAGATTCATCGTTAAGCCCTTGCTGA
- a CDS encoding hypothetical protein (NECATOR_CHRII.G4399.T3) gives MGDRIRTPASLSFDSVRLNDLSDDYGFGDDPDTTVIGYDDVEEAQEAGSGPMPDENSHTLSVSADGEVSDTDSQRTVDRISMGSNDSKEASTSKLGVLFDKAKLKGKKLLTKKDKDRPKSSGVAETAAQCIIINPPSSMLVCENDKKIQAEAPKDSSQDSSVVYSLTRRYRNMPFFKYRLMLLGALLSLTIVFPGFITGLLWGLYLSFIGFLYLFVSEPRPTIQRRPSLTDLLEPETVDNRLEQACEVSNGEGNALGVGEGVIYRGWMNELKGRYSPATYHVNNAQSVLVRLEGSILRISRPAKAVLKHAFHEDPTLTQPQPTMVSQTIYSLDGARVSLRPKRLAKRRWWSRKYPIHIKFARKPGDVDLSKPLSRSVSMHPVESAPDCLPLLAEAASSVDEGYTAETDTSESDTEQEGSRLGRANSLSDMPDFISVTEGAPRPYKGRSIYLFVRAAREKERWFHLLREACAQSHDVVRPLAKRSTSEGDISSTPSRQSTPVFEDAIYRRIHRQFTEQISLIHGCGFSPPERGSTVSLDLGTVKWKPGNPEENSDLVESINSLGTRIFFDFCRDEFWANQVKQKIQSKLATIHLPYFIEKLELSSLSLGTTAPRIVGVYTSKLNEWGIWVDLEMKYGGGIRLVLQTSVNLLKLQSGASRVETERKLSRITDAMTMNVSHYSDEELPESPESSPDEDFGAKNNLEGTTTRERTGKKIISMVERAAQSSFFQKAAKLPKVAKLIEDVSSTPLILNVEVETLEGPITVNIPPPPSDRLWYAFRRPPLASIRAVPQVGDRSVDMSTVSDWIESKLRLLIEKNLVCPNMDDIVLPVMSGNDLLRKDNLAPIEFTYSGDSSLSPC, from the exons AGCTTGAGCTTCGACTCGGTAAGGCTGAACGATCTCTCCGATGATTACGGATTTGGTGATGATCCCGATACTACGGTGATTGGTTACGATGATGTTGAAGAAGCTCAAGAAGCTGGATCTGGTCCT ATGCCGGATGAGAATTCACATACACTATCGGTAAGCGCAGATGGCGAAGTCAGTGACACAGACAGTCAACGAACCGTGGACCGAATCTCGATGGGATCGAATGATTCAAAG GAAGCATCAACCAGTAAACTTGGCGTTCTCTTCGATAAAGCTAAATTAAAAGGTAAAAAATTGTTGACGAAAAAGGACAAGGATCGGCCAAAATCGTCAG GAGTTGCAGAAACAGCTGCACAATGTATTATCATCAATCCACCCTCTAGTATGCTTGTTTGTGAAAATGACAAGAAGATCCAAGCAGAGGCCCCGAAG GATTCTTCACAAGATTCATCCGTGGTTTATTCGTTGACTCGGCGTTATCGCAATATGCCGTTTTTTAAATATCGGTTAATGCTTTTGGGCGCATTGCTTTCGCTTACGATTGTTTTTCCAG GTTTCATAACTGGTTTGCTTTGGGGACTATATCTATCATTTATTGGATTTCTCTACTTGTTTGTATCTGAACCTCGTCCTACG ATCCAACGTCGTCCATCTCTTACGGATCTGCTAGAACCAGAAACGGTTGATAATCGGCTGGAGCAAGCCTGTGAAGTTAGTAATGGCGAGGGAAACGCATTAGGTGTTGGAGAAGGTGTAATTTATCGG GGTTGGATGAATGAACTCAAAGGTAGATATTCACCTGCAACATACCATGTCAACAATGCCCAGTCTGTGCTCGTTCGACTAGAG GGTTCCATATTACGAATATCACGACCAGCAAAAGCTGTTTTGAAGCATGCATTTCATGAAGATCCTACGCTCACTCAACCTCAGCCTACCATGGTTTCTCAGACCATCTATAGCCTCGATGGGGCCCGA GTATCTCTCCGCCCAAAACGTTTGGCGAAACGGCGCTGGTGGAGTCGGAAGTACCCCATCCACATCAAATTCGCTCGGAAGCCAGGAGATGTTGATTTATCGAAGCCATTGTCAAG ATCTGTCTCCATGCATCCGGTGGAATCAGCTCCTGATTGCTTACCGTTGTTGGCCGAAGCTGCTTCATCCGTGGATGAGGGTTACACAGCTGAGACAGACACAAGTGAAAGCGACACCGAACAGGAGGGTTCACGTCTGGGACGTGCGAACTCCTTAAGCGATATGCCAGACTTCATCAGCGTGACTGAAGGTGCTCCACGACCATACAAAGGGCGATCGATTTACTTGTTTGTTAGAGCTGCTCGCGAGAAAGAACGATGGTTCCATTT ACTCCGAGAAGCTTGTGCACAATCTCATGATGTCGTGAGGCCGTTGGCGAAGAGAAGCACAAGTGAA GGCGATATTTCTTCTACACCTTCAAGGCAATCCACACCAGTATTTGAGGATGCCATCTATAGAAGGATACATAGGCAGTTTACAGA GCAAATATCATTGATTCATGGTTGTGGCTTCTCACCACCTGAACGTGGATCCACTGTTTCCTTAGATCTAGGCACAGTAAAATGGAAACCGGGTAACCCCGAGGAGAACTCGGATCTTGTCGAATCGATAAATTCCCTTGGGACTAG gatattttttgatttttgtcgtGATGAATTTTGGGCAAACcaagtaaaacaaaagatCCAAAGCAAGCTGGCAACAATCCAC CTGCCGTATTTCATCGAGAAACTCGAGTTGTCATCACTTAGCCTTGGAACGACTGCACCACGCATTGTGGGCGTTTACACCTCGAAACTGAATGAATGGGGAATTTGGGTCGATTTGGAG atgaagtacggtggtggGATTCGGTTGGTGCTTCAAACAAGTGTGAATCTTTTGAAACTTCAAAGTGGTGCATCAAGG GTGGAAACAGAACGGAAATTATCTCGCATCACTGATGCAATGACAATGAATGTGTCCCATTATTCAGACGAAGAATTGCCGGAAAGCCCAGAAAGTAGTCCTGATGAAGATTTCGGAgctaaaaataatttggaagG TACAACCACTAGGGAGAGAACAGGCAAGAAAATAATCTCCATGGTTGAACGTGCAGCACAGAGCAGCTTCTTCCAGAAAGCCGCTAAATTGCCAAAGGTCGCCAAG TTAATAGAGGATGTCTCATCTACACCTTTGATCCTAAATGTTGAAGTAGAAACGCTCGAAGGACCAATCACAGTTAATATTCCACCGCCTCCATCTGACAGATTATG GTATGCTTTCCGCCGACCGCCGTTAGCTTCAATTCGAGCCGTTCCACAAGTCGGTGACAGATCAGTTGATATGTCAACCGTATCCGACTGGATTGAGTCAAAACTTCGCCTTCTCATAGAAAAGAACCTGGTATGCCCGAATATGGACGACATAGTTCTTCCTGTCATGTCTGGAAATGATCTTCTGCGTAAGG ATAATCTGGCTCCCATTGAATTCACTTATTCAG GAGATTCATCGTTAAGCCCTTGCTGA
- a CDS encoding hypothetical protein (NECATOR_CHRII.G4399.T1), which produces MGDRIRTPASLSFDSVRLNDLSDDYGFGDDPDTTVIGYDDVEEAQEAGSGPMPDENSHTLSVSADGEVSDTDSQRTVDRISMGSNDSKEASTSKLGVLFDKAKLKGKKLLTKKDKDRPKSSGVAETAAQCIIINPPSSMLVCENDKKIQAEAPKDSSQDSSVVYSLTRRYRNMPFFKYRLMLLGALLSLTIVFPGFITGLLWGLYLSFIGFLYLFVSEPRPTIQRRPSLTDLLEPETVDNRLEQACEVSNGEGNALGVGEGVIYRGWMNELKGRYSPATYHVNNAQSVLVRLEGSILRISRPAKAVLKHAFHEDPTLTQPQPTMVSQTIYSLDGARVSLRPKRLAKRRWWSRKYPIHIKFARKPGDVDLSKPLSRSVSMHPVESAPDCLPLLAEAASSVDEGYTAETDTSESDTEQEGSRLGRANSLSDMPDFISVTEGAPRPYKGRSIYLFVRAAREKERWFHLLREACAQSHDVVRPLAKRSTSEGDISSTPSRQSTPVFEDAIYRRIHRQFTEQISLIHGCGFSPPERGSTVSLDLGTVKWKPGNPEENSDLVESINSLGTRIFFDFCRDEFWANQVKQKIQSKLATIHLPYFIEKLELSSLSLGTTAPRIVGVYTSKLNEWGIWVDLEMKYGGGIRLVLQTSVNLLKLQSGASRVETERKLSRITDAMTMNVSHYSDEELPESPESSPDEDFGAKNNLEGTTTRERTGKKIISMVERAAQSSFFQKAAKLPKVAKLIEDVSSTPLILNVEVETLEGPITVNIPPPPSDRLWYAFRRPPLASIRAVPQVGDRSVDMSTVSDWIESKLRLLIEKNLVCPNMDDIVLPVMSGNDLLRKGAYNQ; this is translated from the exons AGCTTGAGCTTCGACTCGGTAAGGCTGAACGATCTCTCCGATGATTACGGATTTGGTGATGATCCCGATACTACGGTGATTGGTTACGATGATGTTGAAGAAGCTCAAGAAGCTGGATCTGGTCCT ATGCCGGATGAGAATTCACATACACTATCGGTAAGCGCAGATGGCGAAGTCAGTGACACAGACAGTCAACGAACCGTGGACCGAATCTCGATGGGATCGAATGATTCAAAG GAAGCATCAACCAGTAAACTTGGCGTTCTCTTCGATAAAGCTAAATTAAAAGGTAAAAAATTGTTGACGAAAAAGGACAAGGATCGGCCAAAATCGTCAG GAGTTGCAGAAACAGCTGCACAATGTATTATCATCAATCCACCCTCTAGTATGCTTGTTTGTGAAAATGACAAGAAGATCCAAGCAGAGGCCCCGAAG GATTCTTCACAAGATTCATCCGTGGTTTATTCGTTGACTCGGCGTTATCGCAATATGCCGTTTTTTAAATATCGGTTAATGCTTTTGGGCGCATTGCTTTCGCTTACGATTGTTTTTCCAG GTTTCATAACTGGTTTGCTTTGGGGACTATATCTATCATTTATTGGATTTCTCTACTTGTTTGTATCTGAACCTCGTCCTACG ATCCAACGTCGTCCATCTCTTACGGATCTGCTAGAACCAGAAACGGTTGATAATCGGCTGGAGCAAGCCTGTGAAGTTAGTAATGGCGAGGGAAACGCATTAGGTGTTGGAGAAGGTGTAATTTATCGG GGTTGGATGAATGAACTCAAAGGTAGATATTCACCTGCAACATACCATGTCAACAATGCCCAGTCTGTGCTCGTTCGACTAGAG GGTTCCATATTACGAATATCACGACCAGCAAAAGCTGTTTTGAAGCATGCATTTCATGAAGATCCTACGCTCACTCAACCTCAGCCTACCATGGTTTCTCAGACCATCTATAGCCTCGATGGGGCCCGA GTATCTCTCCGCCCAAAACGTTTGGCGAAACGGCGCTGGTGGAGTCGGAAGTACCCCATCCACATCAAATTCGCTCGGAAGCCAGGAGATGTTGATTTATCGAAGCCATTGTCAAG ATCTGTCTCCATGCATCCGGTGGAATCAGCTCCTGATTGCTTACCGTTGTTGGCCGAAGCTGCTTCATCCGTGGATGAGGGTTACACAGCTGAGACAGACACAAGTGAAAGCGACACCGAACAGGAGGGTTCACGTCTGGGACGTGCGAACTCCTTAAGCGATATGCCAGACTTCATCAGCGTGACTGAAGGTGCTCCACGACCATACAAAGGGCGATCGATTTACTTGTTTGTTAGAGCTGCTCGCGAGAAAGAACGATGGTTCCATTT ACTCCGAGAAGCTTGTGCACAATCTCATGATGTCGTGAGGCCGTTGGCGAAGAGAAGCACAAGTGAA GGCGATATTTCTTCTACACCTTCAAGGCAATCCACACCAGTATTTGAGGATGCCATCTATAGAAGGATACATAGGCAGTTTACAGA GCAAATATCATTGATTCATGGTTGTGGCTTCTCACCACCTGAACGTGGATCCACTGTTTCCTTAGATCTAGGCACAGTAAAATGGAAACCGGGTAACCCCGAGGAGAACTCGGATCTTGTCGAATCGATAAATTCCCTTGGGACTAG gatattttttgatttttgtcgtGATGAATTTTGGGCAAACcaagtaaaacaaaagatCCAAAGCAAGCTGGCAACAATCCAC CTGCCGTATTTCATCGAGAAACTCGAGTTGTCATCACTTAGCCTTGGAACGACTGCACCACGCATTGTGGGCGTTTACACCTCGAAACTGAATGAATGGGGAATTTGGGTCGATTTGGAG atgaagtacggtggtggGATTCGGTTGGTGCTTCAAACAAGTGTGAATCTTTTGAAACTTCAAAGTGGTGCATCAAGG GTGGAAACAGAACGGAAATTATCTCGCATCACTGATGCAATGACAATGAATGTGTCCCATTATTCAGACGAAGAATTGCCGGAAAGCCCAGAAAGTAGTCCTGATGAAGATTTCGGAgctaaaaataatttggaagG TACAACCACTAGGGAGAGAACAGGCAAGAAAATAATCTCCATGGTTGAACGTGCAGCACAGAGCAGCTTCTTCCAGAAAGCCGCTAAATTGCCAAAGGTCGCCAAG TTAATAGAGGATGTCTCATCTACACCTTTGATCCTAAATGTTGAAGTAGAAACGCTCGAAGGACCAATCACAGTTAATATTCCACCGCCTCCATCTGACAGATTATG GTATGCTTTCCGCCGACCGCCGTTAGCTTCAATTCGAGCCGTTCCACAAGTCGGTGACAGATCAGTTGATATGTCAACCGTATCCGACTGGATTGAGTCAAAACTTCGCCTTCTCATAGAAAAGAACCTGGTATGCCCGAATATGGACGACATAGTTCTTCCTGTCATGTCTGGAAATGATCTTCTGCGTAAGGGTGCGTATAACCAATAA
- a CDS encoding hypothetical protein (NECATOR_CHRII.G4400.T1) produces the protein MLVAFFCALAPLIIACVVGACINFRKKKTDSPYALSKEKSPLVAGKSPTTDVNVSTANVATTGTKGSVSPRTRVSVAVVTGPPCSTTVASTAASTVKQPLKTVQKSNTKTVSASAEKLKKKPVKNNKTKKPLSGGSSEEVSTLKEDLGDIQLVRPKAKRKNIRELLREYRAPEIRSSEEGASESTKSTDDTLCGVESLKTDNQTSLAPRTSMETLSRRQMKHIHTNTGEVK, from the exons ATGCTGGTTGCATTTTTCTGTGCACTGGCACCACTAATCATAGCCTGCGTTGTTGGGGCATGCATTAATttccgaaagaagaaaacag ACTCTCCTTACGctctttcaaaagaaaagtcacCGCTTGTTGCTGGTAAATCCCCAACAACAGATGTGAATGTTAGCACAGCTAACGTTGCAACGACAGGAACGAAAGGTTCAGTATCGCCGAGAACGCGCGTATCCGTCGCCGTCGTAACGGGACCTCCATGTTCAACAACTGTAGCAtcaactgctgcctctacAGTGAAACAACCGT tAAAGACCGTTCAAAAAAGTAATACCAAGACAGTATCAGCATCtgcagaaaaactgaaaaagaaacccgtgaaaaacaacaaaaccaagAAGCCCCTTTCGGGTGGATCTTCGGAAGAAGTGTCAACTCTAAAAGAAGATCTTGGCGACATTCAGTTGGTTCGACCTAAAGCAA AACGAAAAAATATACGCGAATTGCTTCGAGAATATCGTGCACCTGAAATTAGATCAAGCGAAGAAGGTGCCAGTGAATCA ACCAAATCCACTGATGATACTCTGTGTGGTGTTGAGTCATTGAAGACGGACAATCAGACATCGTTGGCTCCACGAACCTCAATGGAGACGCTGTCAAGAAGACAAATGAAACACATCCATACGAATACCGGTGAAGTTAAATGA
- a CDS encoding hypothetical protein (NECATOR_CHRII.G4401.T1), with amino-acid sequence MFGLFLVIFTLSSAIAVHFSPVIFGRPHGGFLKAPDTAGPQTENKYLIFSNITQKVDHFNGNSKATWLQRYGYNSKFYNPSKGLVFLMIGGEGSISPPGDKWIRDESITMMQWAKDFGAAAFLLEHRFYGPKENSPTGKQDTESLKLLSIDQALEDIKEFIDQMNAKYFPKTKTRWVTFGGSYPGSLSAFFRETYPEYTIGAMSSSSAVEVFVDYYGYLVHTEENYRAENNKCAENIRTAFTNMQKLAYSGKDGRERLRNIFNLCQSFDETNVVKSLQFFYSNVIGYFQAINQYSGDNRDEATRNGMGIPMACQIMNNSTDVDEMVRVKKIMDWYVTMYGAKPGCYPNSYKNYVDYYRDTSYNNKLLDDVVAMRGWIWQTCTELGYFQTTDGGNNGIFGSTLPVDFYSDQCIDLFGPEYTLTSTYERVAKVLKKYGGANAYRGTKAAFTNGSIDPWKSLGLLKGNPANKVDAFLIEGTAHCAEMYPASPKDRKSLTDARVRLKAQLSDWIKDAATRSGNTATLGFITSILVLLSSVHL; translated from the exons ATGTTTGGCttatttttggtgatttttacGCTGTCATCTGCGATAGCTGTACATTTTTCGCCTGTTATTTTCGGTAGACCTCATGGTGGTTTCTTAAAG GCACCGGACACAGCGGGACCCCAAACGGAGAACAAGTACCTGATATTCTCAAATATCACACAAAAAGTGGATCATTTCAATGGAAACTCGAAAGCCACGTGGTTACAG cGTTATGGGTACAATTCGAAATTCTACAATCCAAGCAAAGGACTAGTGTTTTTAATGATTGGTGGAGAAG gtagcATCTCTCCTCCTGGTGATAAATGGATTCGTGATGAAAGTATCACAATGATGCAGTGGGCAAAAGATTTCGGTGCGGCCGCATTTCTACTTGAACATCGATTTTATGGACCGAAGGAAAATTCGCCTACGGG aaaacaagACACCGAATCCTTGAAACTTCTCTCCATCGATCAAGCGTTGGAGGATATCAAAGAGTTCATTGATCAAATGAATGCAAAATATTTTCCGAAAACAAAAACGCGTTGGGTGACGTTTGGTGGATCATATCCTG GATCTCTGTCTGCTTTTTTCCGTGAGACCTATCCAGAGTATACGATCGGAGCGATGAGCTCTTCGTCAGCAGTCGAGGTGTTTGTCGATTACTACG GTTACCTAGTACATACTGAGGAAAATTATCGAGCGGAGAATAACAAGTGTGCGGAAAATATACGCACCGCATTCACGAATATGCAAAAATTAGCGTACAGCGGGAAAGATGGTCGTGAGAGGCTTCGGAATATTTTCAA TCTTTGTCAATCATTTGATGAGACCAACGTCGTCAAATCACTGCAATTCTTCTATTCTAATGTGATCGGGTACTTTCAAGCTATCAATCAATATTCTGGCGATAACAGA GACGAAGCCACCCGTAACGGAATGGGTATACCGATGGCTTGTCAAATTATGAACAATTCGACAGATGTCGATGAAATGGtcagagtgaaaaaaatc ATGGATTGGTACGTTACAATGTATGGAGCAAAACCAGGCTGCTATCCGAACAGTTATAAGAACTACGTTGACTATTATCGTGATACGAGCTACAATAACAAGCTTCTCGACGATGTTG TTGCAATGCGAGGATGGATTTGGCAGACATGCACCGAGCTCGGCTACTTCCAAACCACTGACGGAGGGAATAATGGTATTTTTGGTAGCACCTTACCGGTGGA TTTCTACTCTGATCAGTGCATTGACCTTTTCGGCCCGGAATATACATTGACATCAACGTATGAAAGGGTTGCAAAAGTTCTCAAGAAATACGGAGGAGCTAATGCTTACAGG GGCACTAAGGCAGCATTCACTAATGGTTCTATCGATCCGTGGAAGTCACTTGGGCTTCTGAAGGGAAATCCTGCGAATAAAGTTGATGCATTCTTGATAGAAG GTACTGCTCATTGTGCTGAAATGTATCCAGCGTCACCAAAGGATCGTAAGTCATTGACGGACGCTAGAGTTCGTCTGAAGGCACAACTCAGTGACTGGATTAAGGACGCTGCTACTCGTTCAG GAAATACTGCAACACTCGGTTTCATCACTTCAATCCTGGTTCTACTCAGTTCTGTTCACTTATGA